In the Chiloscyllium plagiosum isolate BGI_BamShark_2017 chromosome 15, ASM401019v2, whole genome shotgun sequence genome, one interval contains:
- the LOC122557123 gene encoding cysteinyl leukotriene receptor 1-like has protein sequence MAEGTNPIAANYSWNMSCPSIDDFRNQVYSTVYSLVFVVGLSGNAFALFVLVRTFKQRTAFNIYMLNLAVSDMLCVCTLPLRVVYYAFKGRWIFGDFLCRISSYSLYVNLYCSIFFMTAMSFNRFLAIVFPVKNLKIVNVKKAKIVCAVIWIFVTVTSSPFLLSGSHKEGNKTKCFEPPAGKHKQGLKSLLIMNYISLVLGFILPFLIILVCYTFIVRALLKSTAAIHKKKASRQRAVHLIIIVLGAFLISFMPYHIQRTVHLHSLLQSNRNCDGIVYMQKSVVVTLCLAAANTCFDPLLYFFSGENFRRRLTSSFTRKSSVSSNQLSNKRKRSLMRVEQDKSDEDSFSPARANGSMSK, from the coding sequence ATGGCTGAAGGAACAAATCCGATCGCAGCAAACTATTCGTGGAACATGTCCTGCCCGTCGATTGATGATTTCCGGAATCAAGTGTATTCGACAGTATACTCCCTGGTCTTTGTGGTGGGCTTGTCAGGAAATGCCTTTGCTCTGTTTGTACTGGTGAGAACGTTCAAGCAGCGAACAGCCTTCAACATCTATATGCTCAACCTGGCAGTGTCGGACATGCTGTGTGTTTGCACCTTGCCCTTACGTGTGGTTTATTACGCTTTCAAGGGCAGGTGGATCTTTGGGGACTTTTTGTGCAGAATCAGCTCTTACTCTCTCTATGTCAATCTGTACTGCAGCATTTTCTTCATGACCGCCATGAGCTTCAATCGTTTCCTGGCCATTGTGTTCCCTGTTAAGAACCTGAAAATAGTCAATGTTAAGAAGGCCAAGATAGTTTGTGCTGTGATATGGATTTTTGTCACTGTTACCAGCAGTCCGTTCCTTTTGTCAGGCTCCCACaaagaaggaaacaaaacaaagtgcTTTGAACCACCGGCTGGTAAGCATAAACAAGGCCTGAAAAGCCTGTTGATAATGAACTATATTTCGCTGGTTTTAGGCTTCATCCTGCCATTTCTCATCATTCTTGTCTGTTACACCTTCATTGTGAGGGCACtattgaaaagcacagcagccatTCACAAGAAGAAAGCATCGCGCCAAAGAGCAGTGCATTTGATCATCATTGTGCTGGGTGCTTTCCTGATCAGCTTTATGCCCTATCACATCCAACGTACAGTGCACCTGCATTCCCTGCTGCAAAGCAACAGGAACTGTGATGGAATTGTTTACATGCAAAAGTCTGTGGTGGTCACACTCTGTCTGGCAGCTGCCAATACCTGCTTTGATCCACTCTTGTACTTCTTCTCTGGAGAGAACTTTAGACGGAGACTGACCAGTTCCTTCACGAGGAAGTCATCCGTATCCAGCAATCAGCTGTCAAACAAGAGGAAACGCTCATTAATGCGCGTTGAACAAGACAAATCAGATGAAGATTCTTTCAGCCCTGCTCGGGCAAATGGAAGCATGAGCAAGTGA